A part of Schistosoma mansoni strain Puerto Rico chromosome W, complete genome genomic DNA contains:
- a CDS encoding putative 60s ribosomal protein L28: MSSHLVWDLIKHNHCFLMKRGRERFSRDPLNLKGKNCFRYCGLVHKKAIGIKEEKYGKGVVVITKNVAKDHKPAKAVTRTKFVRGRRPTLKKIRNLTCKQKYRRELKMLALRRASALMLNMKPVAQSAPKTKKT; the protein is encoded by the exons ATGTCGAGTCACCTCGTTTGGGATCTAATTAAACACAACCATTGTTTCCTAATGAAACGTGGCCGCGAACGTTTTAGTCGTGATCCACTCAACTTAAAGGGAAAGAACTGCTTCAGGTATTGTGGTCTTGTTCACAAGAAGGCTATCGGGATCAAGGAGGAGAAATACGGAAAGGGTGTTGTAGTCATCACAAAGAATGTTGCGAAAGACCACAAACCAGCCAAAGCAGTTACACGAACAAAGTTTGTGCGTGGACGTAGACCCACCTTGAAAAAAATCAGGAACTTGACATGCAAGCAAAAGTACAGAAGAGAACTAAAGATG CTGGCTCTACGTCGAGCTAGTGCGTTGATGCTTAACATGAAGCCTGTCGCACAATCAGCCCCGAAAACCAAGAAGACATAG